A stretch of the Sulfurimonas sp. HSL-1656 genome encodes the following:
- a CDS encoding aspartate kinase encodes MLIVQKYGGTSVGDLERIQNVADRVAKTVKEGNDVVVVVSAMSGETNKLVAYAEHYSDNPKREEVDMLLSSGERVTAALLSIALNEMGLPAESMSGRRAGIVTDTVHTKARIEHIDPTPMRRALGEGKVVVVAGFQGVNELGRVTTLGRGGSDLSAVAIAGALEADLCEIYTDVDGIYTTDPRIEPKAKKLEQISYDEMLELASLGAKVLQNRSVELAKKLNVNLVTRSSFSDAEGTLITKEENIMEKPLVSGVALDRNQARISLGGVVDRPGIASDIFGKLAASNVNIDMIIQTLGHDDSTNMDFTVPMNELGDAKKVVETFIEKGEIKEASYDEKICKVSIVGVGMKSHTGVAAKAFKSMAQENINIMMISTSEIKVSMVIDEKYAELAVRALHSVYELEK; translated from the coding sequence ATGCTGATTGTTCAAAAATACGGTGGTACGAGCGTCGGCGATCTGGAACGCATCCAGAACGTTGCCGACCGCGTTGCCAAAACAGTCAAAGAGGGGAACGACGTCGTGGTCGTCGTTTCGGCGATGAGCGGCGAGACCAACAAACTGGTCGCCTACGCCGAACACTACAGCGACAACCCCAAGCGCGAAGAGGTGGATATGCTGCTGAGCTCCGGCGAACGGGTGACGGCGGCGCTGCTCTCCATCGCACTCAATGAAATGGGCCTCCCGGCAGAGTCCATGAGCGGCCGCCGCGCGGGAATCGTGACCGATACGGTCCATACGAAAGCGCGGATCGAGCATATCGACCCGACGCCGATGCGCCGTGCGCTCGGCGAGGGCAAAGTGGTGGTCGTCGCCGGTTTCCAGGGTGTCAACGAGCTGGGCCGTGTCACGACCCTCGGACGCGGCGGAAGCGACCTCTCCGCCGTGGCGATCGCCGGGGCGCTCGAAGCGGACCTCTGCGAGATCTACACCGACGTTGACGGGATCTATACGACGGATCCGCGCATCGAACCCAAAGCGAAGAAGCTGGAGCAGATCTCCTATGACGAGATGCTTGAACTCGCGTCGCTCGGGGCGAAAGTCCTGCAGAACCGTTCGGTCGAACTGGCCAAGAAACTTAACGTCAACCTCGTCACCCGTTCGAGCTTTTCGGATGCCGAAGGGACATTGATCACAAAGGAAGAGAACATTATGGAAAAACCATTGGTTAGCGGTGTGGCGCTCGACCGTAATCAGGCGCGTATCTCACTGGGAGGCGTTGTCGACCGTCCGGGCATCGCTTCCGATATTTTCGGCAAGCTGGCGGCGAGCAACGTCAACATCGACATGATCATCCAGACCCTGGGGCATGACGATTCGACCAACATGGACTTCACGGTCCCGATGAACGAACTGGGCGACGCGAAAAAGGTCGTCGAAACCTTTATCGAAAAGGGCGAGATCAAAGAAGCAAGCTACGACGAGAAGATCTGCAAGGTCTCCATCGTCGGTGTCGGCATGAAATCGCACACGGGCGTTGCCGCGAAGGCGTTCAAGTCGATGGCACAGGAAAACATCAACATCATGATGATCTCGACCTCCGAGATCAAGGTCTCCATGGTCATCGACGAAAAATACGCCGAACTGGCGGTACGCGCGCTTCACAGCGTTTACGAACTGGAGAAGTAA
- a CDS encoding RNA pyrophosphohydrolase, which produces MESVKPYRPNVAAIIVSPEYPDVKQIFIAERSDISGIWQFPQGGIDKGESPEEALLREIEEEIGTKKVEVVAEYPEWLAYDFPAHVAERMRPYFGQTQRYFLVRLKPKAKINLETKHPEFIDYKFIEIDALYDYVAHFKKPIYEKVIGYFQAKGYL; this is translated from the coding sequence ATGGAATCCGTCAAACCCTATCGTCCGAACGTTGCGGCCATCATCGTGTCGCCGGAATACCCCGATGTCAAACAGATCTTCATTGCCGAGCGCAGTGATATCAGCGGCATCTGGCAGTTCCCGCAGGGTGGGATCGACAAGGGTGAGTCTCCCGAAGAGGCGCTGCTGCGCGAGATCGAAGAGGAGATCGGAACGAAAAAGGTGGAAGTCGTCGCCGAATACCCGGAGTGGCTGGCCTACGATTTTCCGGCGCACGTCGCGGAGCGCATGCGCCCCTATTTCGGGCAGACGCAGCGCTATTTCCTGGTCCGTCTCAAACCCAAGGCGAAGATCAACCTGGAGACGAAACATCCGGAATTTATCGATTACAAGTTCATCGAGATCGATGCACTGTACGACTACGTTGCACACTTCAAAAAACCGATCTATGAGAAGGTGATCGGCTATTTTCAAGCAAAGGGGTATCTGTAA